One window of the Streptomyces sp. NBC_00259 genome contains the following:
- a CDS encoding proline racemase family protein, which produces MTPPPAALPPTPATSHPPTPRAENAVRTTDYHTAGEPFRIVTDGLPPVPGDTVAERCAGVIGAGGSATAPRPGPLDDIRRLLVQEPRGHAGMYGGFVVPPDDGGAHFGVLFWHKDGYSTACGHGTLALGAWAVDSGRVRAPDDGSAEIRIDVPSGRVRATVHRAHGRTTAVTFRNVPTRVTARKVPVATSFGTADVDVAHAGACYASVPAAQLGLDVDRASLPRLVRAGREIRAALAGHPATWHPDSPLLSGVYGVILHEELPDTPAGPAQANVTVFADGQVDRSPCGSGTSARLALLAEDGRLGPGDVLHHESVVGTVFTGRVISRTDAGAVTEVTGTAHRTGEHTFVRDPYDTLTTGFLL; this is translated from the coding sequence GTGACCCCGCCCCCGGCCGCGCTCCCGCCGACGCCCGCGACCTCCCACCCGCCGACGCCCCGGGCCGAGAACGCCGTCCGCACCACCGACTACCACACCGCCGGCGAGCCCTTCCGCATCGTCACCGACGGGCTGCCCCCGGTCCCCGGCGACACCGTGGCCGAACGCTGCGCCGGTGTCATCGGTGCCGGGGGCTCCGCCACCGCACCGCGCCCCGGACCGCTCGACGACATCCGCCGGCTCCTCGTGCAGGAACCACGCGGACACGCGGGCATGTACGGAGGGTTCGTCGTACCGCCGGACGACGGCGGGGCCCACTTCGGCGTCCTGTTCTGGCACAAGGACGGCTACTCCACCGCCTGCGGCCACGGCACCCTCGCGCTCGGCGCCTGGGCCGTCGACAGCGGCCGCGTCCGCGCACCCGACGACGGTTCCGCGGAGATCCGCATCGACGTGCCCTCCGGACGCGTCCGGGCCACGGTGCACCGCGCACACGGCCGCACCACCGCCGTCACCTTCCGCAACGTCCCCACCCGCGTGACGGCCCGCAAGGTCCCGGTCGCGACCAGCTTCGGCACCGCCGACGTCGATGTCGCCCACGCCGGAGCCTGCTACGCATCGGTGCCCGCCGCACAACTCGGCCTCGACGTGGACCGCGCCTCGCTGCCCCGGCTCGTCCGCGCGGGCCGGGAGATCCGCGCCGCCCTCGCCGGACACCCCGCCACCTGGCACCCCGACAGCCCACTGCTGTCCGGCGTTTACGGTGTGATATTGCACGAGGAACTCCCCGACACCCCCGCCGGTCCCGCCCAGGCCAACGTGACCGTCTTCGCCGACGGCCAGGTCGACCGCTCGCCCTGCGGCTCCGGTACCTCCGCACGCCTCGCCCTGCTGGCCGAGGACGGCCGACTGGGTCCCGGCGACGTCCTGCACCATGAATCGGTCGTCGGCACGGTCTTCACCGGACGCGTGATCTCCCGTACCGACGCGGGAGCCGTCACCGAGGTCACCGGCACCGCGCACCGCACCGGCGAGCACACCTTCGTACGCGACCCGTACGACACCCTGACGACGGGATTCCTGCTCTGA
- a CDS encoding GntR family transcriptional regulator, giving the protein MGDLKQINLITAQERLRDQVAHALRAALVAGELRPGHVYSAPGLAADFGISATPVREAMLDLTREGLVEPVRNKGFRVTEVSERDLDQYTELRALIEVPTVGQVTQIATEAQLDALRPIAEEIVEHATNHHLIGYLDADRRFHLGLLALAGNDRLVETVGDLRKRSRLYGLTRLDELGLLVASAEEHHELLDLMLAGDELAAEECMARHLGHVRSLWARARDEPVEPRPKRTLGSR; this is encoded by the coding sequence ATGGGGGACCTGAAGCAGATCAACCTGATCACCGCTCAGGAGCGGCTGCGCGACCAGGTCGCCCACGCCCTGCGCGCCGCGCTCGTCGCCGGCGAACTCCGCCCCGGCCACGTCTACTCCGCACCCGGTCTCGCGGCCGACTTCGGCATCTCGGCCACACCCGTCCGCGAGGCGATGCTCGACCTCACCCGCGAGGGCCTCGTCGAGCCCGTCCGCAACAAGGGCTTCCGCGTCACCGAAGTCAGCGAGCGCGACCTCGACCAGTACACCGAACTGCGCGCACTGATCGAGGTGCCGACCGTCGGGCAGGTCACCCAGATCGCCACGGAGGCCCAGCTGGACGCGCTGCGGCCCATCGCCGAGGAGATCGTGGAGCACGCCACGAACCACCATCTGATCGGCTACCTGGACGCGGACCGCCGCTTCCATCTCGGCCTGCTCGCCCTCGCAGGCAACGACCGCCTGGTCGAGACCGTGGGAGACCTGCGCAAGCGCTCCCGGCTGTACGGCCTCACCAGGCTCGACGAACTCGGCCTGCTCGTCGCCTCCGCGGAGGAACACCACGAACTGCTCGACCTGATGCTGGCCGGGGACGAGCTGGCCGCCGAGGAATGCATGGCCCGCCACCTCGGCCACGTCCGCTCCCTCTGGGCACGGGCCAGGGACGAACCGGTGGAGCCGCGCCCCAAGCGCACCCTCGGCAGCCGCTGA
- a CDS encoding MFS transporter: protein MTSPQPAPVPGTATSAHGDRHGIALLVIASCQLMVVLDATIVNIALPHIQHALGFSTTGLSWVVSAYTLTFGGLLLLGGRAGDILGRRRVFVFGVLLFVVASLLGGLAQNSGQLLASRALQGAGGAVASPTALALISTTFREGPARNRAFGVFAAVSAAGGAIGLLAGGILVEWLDWRWVFFVNVPIGLLIALAAPRRLQESERHPGHFDIAGALTSTLGMVLLVYGFIRAAQDGWRDGTTLAAFASALVILTVFVLVERRSRQPITPLHMFADRNRAGTYGMMLSLAAAMFGMFFFLTLFVQNVLDLSPLRAGLASLPVSVMIAVGAGLASRLLPRFGPKPFMLTGALLATTGLTWLTATDVHSSYVGSILGPMIVFGLGMGLQFVALTLMALSRVPPQESGAASGLLNTSQQIGGSLGLSILVTVFGTAAATEAARQTPDFLARATAQQRLRFARTGSLPSPWADEILAAGASAAFVAAAVFTAIAALIALLVIQARASDIDRLKGTTGAGARDPKR from the coding sequence ATGACCTCGCCTCAGCCGGCCCCTGTGCCAGGGACCGCCACCTCCGCACACGGCGACCGTCACGGCATCGCGCTCCTGGTCATCGCCTCCTGCCAGTTGATGGTGGTCCTCGACGCCACCATCGTGAACATCGCGCTGCCGCACATCCAGCACGCGCTCGGCTTCTCGACCACCGGCCTGTCCTGGGTGGTCAGCGCCTACACACTCACCTTCGGCGGACTGCTGCTGCTCGGCGGCCGCGCGGGCGACATCCTGGGCCGGCGACGGGTGTTCGTCTTTGGCGTGCTGCTGTTCGTCGTCGCCTCACTGCTCGGTGGACTGGCCCAGAACTCCGGACAGCTCCTCGCCTCCCGGGCCCTGCAGGGTGCCGGAGGCGCCGTCGCGTCCCCGACCGCGCTCGCCCTGATCAGCACGACGTTCAGGGAAGGCCCGGCCCGCAACCGGGCCTTCGGCGTCTTCGCGGCCGTGTCCGCGGCAGGCGGCGCGATCGGTCTGCTCGCGGGCGGCATCCTCGTCGAATGGCTCGACTGGCGCTGGGTGTTCTTCGTCAACGTCCCCATCGGACTGCTCATCGCCCTCGCCGCTCCGCGCCGCCTCCAGGAGTCCGAACGCCACCCGGGACACTTCGACATCGCCGGGGCACTGACCTCCACCCTCGGCATGGTCCTGCTGGTGTACGGCTTCATCCGCGCCGCGCAGGACGGCTGGCGGGACGGGACCACCCTGGCGGCCTTCGCCTCGGCGCTCGTCATCCTCACGGTCTTCGTCCTCGTCGAGCGGCGCTCACGGCAGCCGATCACACCGCTGCACATGTTCGCGGACCGCAACCGCGCCGGCACGTACGGCATGATGCTCAGCCTCGCCGCCGCGATGTTCGGCATGTTCTTCTTCCTCACGCTCTTCGTCCAGAACGTGCTCGACCTCAGCCCGCTCCGCGCCGGCCTCGCCTCCCTGCCCGTCAGCGTCATGATCGCGGTCGGCGCGGGCCTCGCTTCCCGTCTGCTGCCCCGGTTCGGGCCCAAGCCCTTCATGCTGACCGGAGCGCTGCTCGCCACGACGGGCCTGACCTGGCTGACGGCGACCGACGTCCATTCCAGCTACGTGGGCAGCATCCTCGGACCGATGATCGTCTTCGGACTCGGCATGGGACTGCAGTTCGTCGCCCTCACCCTGATGGCGCTCTCCCGTGTCCCGCCGCAGGAGTCCGGCGCGGCCTCCGGGCTGCTCAACACCAGCCAGCAGATCGGTGGCTCGCTCGGACTGTCCATCCTGGTCACGGTGTTCGGCACGGCCGCCGCCACCGAGGCCGCGCGACAGACTCCGGACTTCCTCGCCCGCGCGACCGCGCAGCAACGGCTGCGCTTCGCACGCACCGGGTCGCTGCCGTCGCCCTGGGCGGACGAGATCCTCGCCGCCGGGGCCTCCGCCGCGTTCGTCGCGGCCGCGGTCTTCACCGCGATCGCCGCGCTGATCGCCCTGCTGGTCATCCAGGCACGGGCCTCGGACATCGACCGGCTCAAAGGCACGACGGGCGCCGGAGCGCGGGATCCGAAGAGGTGA
- a CDS encoding ATP-binding protein — translation MTGNSAVATLPRHPRAAAQARRVLEEVAPADCTVADTAALLLSEVVSNAVRHADGAAIEVAVARDEAAGAITGAVFDTEPGMSAGARSGDEPVDEMETGRGLDLLEALAVSWGVATVGDHGKWVWFQLSGY, via the coding sequence ATGACCGGAAACAGCGCAGTCGCCACTCTGCCCCGGCACCCGCGTGCGGCAGCCCAGGCCCGGCGCGTCCTCGAAGAGGTCGCGCCCGCCGACTGCACCGTCGCGGACACCGCCGCGCTGCTGCTGTCCGAAGTGGTCTCGAACGCGGTGCGTCACGCCGACGGCGCGGCCATCGAGGTCGCCGTCGCCCGCGACGAGGCCGCCGGCGCGATCACCGGCGCGGTCTTCGACACCGAGCCGGGCATGAGTGCCGGGGCGCGCTCGGGTGACGAGCCCGTGGACGAGATGGAGACCGGGCGCGGGCTGGACCTGCTGGAGGCTCTGGCCGTGTCCTGGGGCGTGGCCACGGTCGGTGACCACGGCAAGTGGGTGTGGTTCCAGCTGTCGGGGTACTGA
- a CDS encoding trimeric intracellular cation channel family protein, with translation MLHALYLLGISAFAASGVLAAHRARMDPFGGLVLAFAASVSGGTLRDVILDRHPLYWTQDWQLLAVIGLVAVVTMAYLHRWELPHRTLMIVDALGLSVVTVIGARAAVEAHVTPLAVIILAVLTGVTGEVVRDVLCGQFPPLLLREEVYATAALAGAVCYLLLDRAGAGPGLATPVAAGVVFVLRMAAVFRGMHLPRSRPRPSPVRATASPVRATASTRRKLRRTVTSGTP, from the coding sequence ATGCTGCATGCGCTGTACCTGCTGGGTATCTCCGCGTTCGCCGCGAGTGGTGTGCTCGCCGCGCACCGGGCCCGGATGGACCCCTTCGGCGGGCTCGTCCTCGCCTTCGCCGCGTCGGTGTCCGGGGGCACGCTGCGGGACGTGATCCTGGACCGGCACCCGTTGTACTGGACACAGGACTGGCAGCTGCTCGCCGTCATCGGCCTCGTCGCGGTCGTGACCATGGCGTATCTGCACAGGTGGGAGCTGCCGCACCGGACTCTGATGATCGTCGACGCGCTGGGGCTGTCCGTGGTCACCGTCATCGGGGCGCGAGCCGCCGTGGAAGCGCATGTCACCCCGCTCGCCGTGATCATTCTGGCGGTTCTCACCGGGGTGACCGGCGAGGTCGTCCGGGATGTGCTGTGCGGCCAGTTCCCTCCGCTGCTGTTGCGGGAGGAGGTGTACGCGACCGCGGCCCTCGCGGGCGCGGTGTGCTACCTGCTGCTGGACCGGGCGGGCGCCGGCCCGGGCCTGGCGACGCCGGTGGCCGCGGGAGTGGTGTTCGTGCTGCGCATGGCCGCGGTCTTCCGGGGCATGCATCTCCCCCGGTCCCGGCCGCGGCCTTCCCCGGTCCGAGCCACGGCTTCCCCGGTCCGAGCCACGGCATCGACGCGACGAAAGTTACGCCGCACCGTGACGTCCGGCACACCGTAA
- a CDS encoding sensor histidine kinase: MTERTGEGRWSERQRDALLTVVVVLAGVGDAWVKSPNGLLTGAPFAVVVVVSGAVGLALWWRRRAPGVVAAVVMVGYVIAFTPVAMGVAMYTVGERYRRIRTLVLFGVAGCLAGVLSLWAGPPGLDLRYGAFALALILGPLIVGYAVAIRRDLALEAQSTIDALERERHLLVERAQVGERARIARELHDVVAHRVGNIVLTAGALKVGPQARDPAVAEAAELIRDEGHQALEELREVLGVLTPGRRGQAAPAKAPHPDASQLDKLVEGAARLGRRATLRVDGHPETLPAPVQRAIHRIVQEGLTNAAKHAPGAEVGVLVECRMDGVEVRVTNGPAAASRDADSPPSGGNGLIGLAERVALLDGTVTAGPYDGGYRIDAFIPHGPAPANT, from the coding sequence GTGACCGAGCGCACGGGGGAAGGCCGCTGGTCGGAGCGGCAGCGGGACGCCCTGCTCACGGTGGTCGTGGTCCTCGCGGGCGTCGGGGACGCCTGGGTCAAGTCGCCGAACGGGCTGCTCACCGGCGCGCCCTTCGCCGTTGTGGTGGTCGTATCGGGCGCGGTCGGCCTCGCACTGTGGTGGCGCCGGCGGGCTCCGGGCGTGGTCGCCGCCGTCGTCATGGTGGGGTACGTGATCGCCTTCACGCCGGTGGCCATGGGCGTGGCCATGTACACAGTGGGGGAGCGGTACCGGCGCATCCGCACCCTGGTCCTCTTCGGGGTGGCGGGCTGCCTCGCGGGCGTCCTGTCGCTGTGGGCGGGGCCCCCGGGCCTGGATCTGCGATACGGGGCGTTCGCCCTCGCGCTCATCCTCGGGCCGCTCATCGTCGGCTACGCCGTCGCCATCCGGCGTGATCTGGCTCTGGAGGCACAGAGCACGATCGACGCGTTGGAGAGGGAGAGGCATCTGCTGGTCGAGCGGGCCCAGGTGGGGGAGCGGGCCCGGATCGCCCGCGAGCTGCACGACGTCGTCGCGCACCGGGTGGGCAATATCGTCCTCACCGCGGGAGCGCTGAAGGTCGGGCCGCAGGCACGGGACCCGGCCGTCGCCGAGGCCGCGGAGCTGATCAGGGACGAGGGGCATCAGGCGCTGGAGGAACTGCGCGAGGTCCTCGGCGTCCTCACCCCCGGCCGTCGCGGACAGGCCGCCCCCGCGAAGGCGCCCCATCCCGACGCCTCTCAGCTGGACAAACTCGTCGAAGGCGCGGCGCGGCTCGGCCGCCGCGCGACGCTACGGGTCGACGGGCACCCCGAGACCCTGCCCGCCCCCGTGCAGCGCGCGATCCACCGCATCGTCCAGGAAGGCCTCACCAACGCGGCCAAGCACGCACCCGGCGCCGAGGTCGGCGTTCTCGTCGAGTGCCGGATGGACGGTGTCGAGGTACGGGTCACCAACGGACCCGCGGCCGCTTCACGCGACGCCGACTCGCCGCCCAGCGGTGGCAACGGGCTCATCGGCCTCGCGGAGCGGGTCGCCCTGCTCGACGGCACGGTCACCGCGGGCCCGTACGACGGTGGCTACCGGATCGACGCCTTCATCCCGCACGGCCCGGCACCGGCGAACACCTGA
- a CDS encoding response regulator encodes MVIHVLIADDSEIVRRGLSDIVEAGDDLHVVAQAWDGRSAVDAARQFSPDVALLDIRMPGMDGLAATREIRALPRPPRVLILTTFSSDEYVDEAVRAGASGFLLKDTPPEELLRAVRQVAEGMATLDPAVTGRVLEVLAGQSAQLTEAEKQVLESLTDRDLQVLRLIAKGLSNADIGAALHISEGTVKGQVSRLLAKVGADNRVQAARLAYRAGLER; translated from the coding sequence ATGGTGATCCATGTCCTGATCGCCGACGACAGCGAGATCGTGCGCCGAGGGCTGAGCGACATCGTCGAGGCCGGCGACGACCTGCATGTCGTCGCCCAGGCCTGGGACGGCCGCAGCGCTGTGGACGCCGCGCGGCAGTTCAGCCCTGACGTCGCGCTGCTGGACATCCGGATGCCGGGCATGGACGGGCTGGCCGCGACCCGGGAGATCAGGGCGCTGCCGCGGCCGCCGCGGGTGCTGATCCTGACGACGTTCAGCTCGGACGAGTACGTCGACGAGGCCGTACGGGCGGGCGCCAGCGGGTTCCTCCTGAAGGACACGCCTCCGGAGGAGCTGCTGCGTGCCGTACGTCAGGTCGCCGAGGGCATGGCGACGCTGGACCCGGCGGTGACCGGCCGGGTCCTGGAGGTACTGGCCGGGCAATCGGCGCAGCTGACGGAGGCGGAGAAGCAGGTCCTGGAGTCCCTGACGGACCGCGATCTCCAGGTGCTCCGGCTGATCGCCAAAGGGCTGTCCAACGCCGATATCGGCGCTGCTCTGCACATCAGCGAGGGCACGGTCAAAGGCCAGGTCAGCAGGCTGCTGGCGAAGGTCGGCGCGGACAACCGGGTGCAGGCCGCCCGGCTGGCCTACCGGGCGGGGCTGGAACGCTGA
- a CDS encoding DUF2332 domain-containing protein: MYRHFAEVDAAGTSPLYERVALALSESEEALRAIEAAPARKRHPTVILAALHDLALAGRAQALAAAYAAADGDAAAGAAIDTLLHMTDSVVAIAVRRRTRTNETGRCAVLYPAVAEAASRVGADSVGLIDVGCPAGLNLHVDRVGITYSNGQSLGDPSSPVQLTSSVVGDRPIPTRAMPEVVARVGVGLDPVDVTDADEARWLRACLPPDQRERIARLQAEMALAATAPPLLLHGDAVEVLPDAFARVPADALPVVTTTWALSHFPLESRLRFLHRLDEAAAGRAVAWVSAEGVGVAPSIPTLGDRRASGHSIIGLALLDRSALRAEAIGRCWSRGRLLAWLADS; this comes from the coding sequence GTGTACCGACACTTCGCTGAGGTCGACGCCGCCGGAACATCGCCGCTGTACGAGCGCGTCGCCCTCGCCCTGAGTGAGTCCGAGGAGGCGCTGCGCGCCATCGAGGCGGCGCCGGCGCGCAAACGGCACCCCACGGTGATCCTCGCCGCGTTGCACGACCTCGCCCTCGCCGGACGCGCCCAGGCGCTTGCCGCCGCCTATGCCGCTGCGGACGGGGACGCCGCGGCCGGCGCGGCGATCGACACGCTGCTGCACATGACCGACTCGGTCGTGGCCATCGCCGTGCGCCGGCGGACGCGGACCAACGAGACCGGGCGCTGCGCCGTGCTGTATCCGGCCGTTGCCGAGGCGGCGAGCCGGGTGGGCGCGGATTCGGTGGGGCTGATCGACGTGGGCTGTCCGGCCGGGCTCAATCTCCACGTCGATCGCGTGGGCATCACGTACAGCAACGGACAGTCGCTGGGCGACCCGTCATCTCCCGTGCAGTTGACGTCCTCGGTCGTGGGAGACCGGCCCATCCCGACGCGGGCGATGCCCGAGGTCGTCGCCCGGGTCGGCGTCGGCCTCGATCCGGTCGACGTGACCGACGCGGACGAGGCCCGGTGGTTGCGCGCCTGTCTGCCGCCGGATCAGCGGGAGCGGATCGCGAGGCTCCAAGCCGAGATGGCGCTGGCGGCGACGGCCCCTCCGCTGCTGCTGCACGGTGACGCCGTCGAGGTGCTGCCCGACGCCTTCGCGCGTGTGCCCGCCGACGCCCTGCCCGTCGTCACCACGACGTGGGCGCTCTCGCACTTCCCGCTCGAGAGCCGTCTGCGCTTCCTGCACCGCCTCGACGAAGCGGCGGCCGGGCGGGCGGTGGCCTGGGTGTCAGCGGAAGGCGTCGGAGTCGCCCCGTCGATACCGACGCTCGGCGATCGCCGCGCCTCCGGCCACAGCATCATCGGCCTGGCGCTGCTCGACCGGTCGGCCCTGCGCGCCGAGGCCATCGGCCGCTGCTGGTCGCGGGGCCGCTTGCTGGCGTGGCTGGCGGACTCCTAG
- the lanKC gene encoding class III lanthionine synthetase LanKC — MNEGYAVFCDADRKFYDAPHRLAEDGDGPGRPYEAGRREAPAGWQRNRKGDWLAYRPLEGRLPAQGWKIHISACLDNAEKVLDQVWDYCVPRGIAFKFVPSRYLLHTRNAKYADRAGSGKFITVYPADDAQCKAIAEDLDMLLAGEPGPYILSDLRWGAGPVHVRYGSFTERHCRDEQGELRPAVEDASGRLVPDVRGPAFHVPSWVTLPDFLRPHAEARAATTTDGIPYTIERALHFSNGGGVYVGRDDRTGRRVVLKEGRPHAGLAADGADAVTRLERERDALEQLAGLSCTPEVLDWFALGDHRFLVLEYVEGRPLNSFFARRHPLIEEDPGDQALAAYTQWALRIHRLVEDAVAQVHARGVVFNDLHLFNIMVIDDESSVVLLDFEAAAPIEEGRRQVIANPGFVAPADRRGADIDRYALACLRLALFLPLTNLFAVDRAKAAHLADIVAENFPVDRAFLDEAVAEITRGHPSAEPARVPRADHLPLEPGPSAEPVRVPRADHLPLEPGPSAEPVRVPRADHLPLEPGPSAEPVRVPRADYLPLEPGDWPHSRDSMADAIRASARFGRDDRCLPGDIAQFATPVGGACFAHGAAGVLYALAETGCGSWPEAEEWLLRSVRRPASGSPLGFYDGLAGIAWTLDHLGHRAAAMNLLEVVLAEDWTDMGPDLHSGLAGIGLALDALAESTGESSLREAALDCSRLVARAAAADRGRPAGRAGLLHGASGAALLHLRLFERTGDPALLGLAADALHRDLDRCVRSAGGALQVDEGWRTMPYLGAGSAGIGMVLDDWLVHGDDERFTRARQEIVRAAQAKFYAQPGLFRGAAGMVLYLSRTAATGPGTSPADLARQIGVLSWHALPYEGHLAFPGEQMMRLSMDLATGTAGCLLALGAALDDAPVQLPFLPRVSPGRSRGPQS, encoded by the coding sequence ATGAACGAGGGCTACGCCGTCTTCTGCGACGCCGACCGGAAGTTCTACGACGCCCCCCACCGGCTCGCGGAGGACGGCGACGGACCGGGCAGGCCGTACGAGGCGGGACGGCGCGAGGCGCCGGCGGGCTGGCAGCGGAACCGCAAGGGGGACTGGCTCGCGTACCGTCCGCTCGAGGGCCGCCTCCCGGCGCAGGGCTGGAAGATCCACATATCGGCCTGTCTCGACAACGCGGAGAAGGTGCTCGACCAGGTCTGGGACTACTGCGTCCCCCGGGGCATCGCTTTCAAGTTCGTACCGAGCCGATATCTGCTGCACACCCGCAACGCCAAGTACGCGGACCGGGCAGGAAGCGGCAAGTTCATCACCGTCTACCCCGCCGACGACGCGCAGTGCAAGGCCATTGCCGAGGACCTGGACATGCTCCTGGCCGGAGAACCCGGACCGTACATCCTGAGTGATCTGCGCTGGGGAGCCGGGCCCGTCCACGTGCGATACGGCAGTTTCACCGAGCGGCACTGTCGCGACGAACAGGGGGAGTTGCGGCCCGCCGTCGAAGACGCCTCGGGCCGGCTCGTCCCGGACGTGCGGGGGCCCGCCTTCCACGTCCCGTCCTGGGTCACACTGCCCGATTTCCTCCGCCCGCATGCGGAGGCACGAGCGGCCACCACCACGGACGGCATCCCCTACACCATCGAGCGTGCCCTCCACTTCTCCAACGGCGGCGGCGTCTACGTGGGCCGGGACGACCGGACGGGCAGGCGTGTCGTGCTCAAGGAGGGCCGGCCGCACGCCGGTCTCGCCGCCGACGGGGCGGACGCCGTGACGCGGCTGGAGCGGGAGAGGGACGCGCTGGAACAGCTGGCCGGGCTCTCCTGCACCCCGGAGGTGCTGGACTGGTTCGCGCTGGGGGACCACCGTTTCCTCGTCCTGGAGTACGTCGAGGGCCGGCCGCTCAACAGCTTCTTCGCCAGGCGCCATCCGCTGATCGAGGAGGACCCCGGCGACCAGGCGCTCGCCGCCTACACGCAGTGGGCGTTACGCATCCACCGGCTCGTGGAGGACGCGGTGGCGCAGGTCCACGCGCGAGGAGTGGTCTTCAACGATCTGCATCTGTTCAACATCATGGTCATCGACGACGAGTCGTCCGTAGTGCTGCTGGATTTTGAAGCAGCGGCGCCGATCGAGGAGGGCCGGCGCCAGGTCATCGCCAACCCCGGCTTCGTGGCCCCGGCCGACCGCAGGGGCGCCGACATCGACCGGTACGCACTCGCCTGTCTGCGTCTGGCCCTGTTCCTTCCGCTGACCAACCTGTTTGCTGTGGACCGCGCGAAAGCGGCCCATCTGGCCGACATCGTGGCGGAGAACTTCCCGGTGGACCGCGCCTTCCTCGACGAGGCGGTCGCGGAAATCACCCGCGGCCACCCGTCCGCGGAGCCGGCCCGGGTGCCCCGGGCGGACCACCTGCCCCTCGAACCGGGACCGTCCGCGGAGCCGGTCCGGGTGCCCCGGGCGGACCACCTGCCCCTCGAACCGGGACCGTCCGCGGAGCCGGTCCGGGTGCCCCGGGCGGACCACCTGCCCCTCGAACCGGGACCGTCCGCGGAGCCGGTCCGGGTGCCCCGCGCGGACTACCTGCCCCTCGAACCGGGCGACTGGCCGCACAGCCGCGACTCGATGGCGGACGCCATCCGGGCCTCGGCCCGTTTCGGCCGGGACGACCGCTGTCTGCCCGGCGACATCGCCCAGTTCGCCACCCCCGTGGGCGGCGCCTGCTTCGCGCACGGGGCGGCAGGAGTCCTGTACGCGCTGGCCGAGACCGGCTGCGGCAGCTGGCCCGAGGCCGAGGAGTGGCTGCTGCGAAGCGTGCGCCGGCCGGCTTCCGGCAGCCCTCTGGGCTTCTACGACGGGCTCGCCGGCATCGCCTGGACGCTCGACCACCTCGGGCATCGGGCGGCGGCCATGAACCTGCTGGAGGTCGTCCTCGCCGAGGACTGGACCGACATGGGGCCGGACCTGCACAGCGGCCTGGCCGGCATCGGCCTCGCCCTCGACGCGCTGGCCGAGTCCACCGGCGAGAGCTCGCTGCGGGAGGCCGCCCTGGACTGCAGCCGCCTCGTCGCCCGCGCAGCGGCGGCGGACCGCGGCCGCCCCGCCGGCAGAGCCGGGCTGCTGCACGGCGCCTCCGGCGCGGCCCTGCTGCACCTGCGCCTGTTCGAGAGGACCGGCGACCCGGCCCTCCTCGGCCTGGCGGCCGATGCGCTCCACCGCGATCTGGACCGCTGCGTACGCAGCGCCGGCGGAGCGCTCCAGGTCGACGAGGGCTGGCGCACCATGCCCTATCTTGGTGCGGGCAGCGCCGGTATCGGCATGGTGCTCGACGACTGGCTCGTCCACGGCGACGACGAGCGCTTCACCCGGGCGCGGCAGGAGATCGTACGGGCCGCGCAGGCGAAGTTCTATGCGCAGCCCGGCCTCTTCCGGGGTGCCGCCGGCATGGTGCTGTACCTGAGCCGGACGGCGGCGACCGGCCCCGGCACCTCGCCGGCCGACCTGGCACGGCAGATCGGTGTGCTGTCCTGGCACGCCCTGCCCTACGAGGGCCATCTCGCCTTCCCCGGCGAGCAGATGATGCGGCTCTCCATGGATCTCGCCACCGGCACGGCCGGCTGCCTGCTGGCCCTCGGCGCCGCACTGGACGACGCCCCGGTGCAGCTGCCGTTCCTGCCGCGCGTATCTCCCGGCCGCTCCCGCGGCCCCCAGAGCTGA
- a CDS encoding SapB/AmfS family lanthipeptide, which produces MSLLDLQSMETPKDALTDEIATGGGSRASLLLCGDSSLSVTTCN; this is translated from the coding sequence ATGTCGCTTCTCGACCTGCAGAGCATGGAGACTCCGAAGGACGCGCTCACGGACGAGATCGCCACCGGCGGCGGCAGCCGCGCGAGCCTGCTGCTCTGCGGCGACAGCAGCCTGAGCGTCACCACCTGTAACTGA